One segment of Schistocerca cancellata isolate TAMUIC-IGC-003103 chromosome 2, iqSchCanc2.1, whole genome shotgun sequence DNA contains the following:
- the LOC126162773 gene encoding glyoxylate reductase/hydroxypyruvate reductase isoform X2 has protein sequence MIYQNLWKQWSSCGKIIFRKPKSLQQSHFISQATGMGRFKVYVTHPNVPQSAIQLLQESCDVTVWQQECPVKRAELMTQIKGKDALFCLLTDKIDKEVLDSAGPDLKVIGTMSVGYDHIDVHEVKKRGIKIGYTPDVLTDAVADLTIALLLATSRRLFESHNEILKGQWGPWSPLWMCGPALKDSTIGMVGYGRIGRATARRLVAFGVGRTLYWGRSDHGDPDNIGAKFCPELTNLLAESDFVIVTCALTTDTHEMFDEKAFAVMKPSAVFINTSRGGVVKQDALIKALETKQIWAAGLDVTTPEPLSPDHPLLSLRNCDRLLSLVGAHFFHG, from the exons ATGATTTATCAAAACCTTTGGAAACAATGGTCCAGCTGCGGTAAAATTATATTCAGAAAGCCCAAGTCACTACAGCAGAGTCATTTTATCTCACAGGCGACAGGAATgggacggtttaaagtttacgttaCTCATCCGAACGTGCCACAGTCTGCAATTCAGTTGTTACAGGAAAG TTGTGATGTCACTGTTTGGCAACAAGAATGCCCTGTGAAAAGAGCAGAACTCATGACGCAAATCAAAGGAAAGGATGCACTATTCTGTTTGTTGACGGATAAAATTGACAAGGAAGTGTTAGATAGTGCAG GGCCAGACTTAAAAGTTATTGGTACAATGTCTGTAGGGTACGATCATATTGATGTACATGAAGTCAAGAAGCGTGGCATCAAAATTGGGTATACTCCAGATGTTCTCACTGATGCAGTGGCTGATCTTACTATTGCCTTACTACTTGCAACTTCCAGACGACTCTTTGAGAGCCACAATGAAATACTGAA GGGCCAGTGGGGACCTTGGTCACCATTGTGGATGTGTGGACCAGCACTAAAGGATTCTACCATAGGCATGGTTGGTTATGGGCGTATTGGGCGTGCTACTGCTCGACGTTTAGTGGCGTTTGGTGTCGGTCGCACACTCTACTGGGGCCGATCTGACCATGGAGATCCTGACAATATTGGTGCAAAATTCTGCCCGGAGCTAACAAATcttctggctgaaagtgactttgtGATTGTCACATGTGCCCTAACCACAGATACTCatgaaatgtttgatgagaaaGCTTTTGCAGTCATGAAACCTTCTGCAGTCTTTATCAATACAAGTCGTGGTG GTGTGGTGAAGCAAGATGCACTTATCAAAGCACTGGAGACCAAACAAATCTGGGCTGCCGGTCTTGATGTTACTACCCCAGAGCCATTGTCTCCAGACCATCCTTTGCTGAGTCTCAGGAACTGTG